The sequence CCGAATAGGGTGGGTGCGGTGGTGCTGTGGGTTGCCGAACGCCGGGACGCGCGGTCAGTGCCGGCGGGTTGCGGGGACGGGCGGCGCGCGAGCAGCGCACGGCCAAGATCGAATAGTCCGCAATCAGTCCGCACGAGGTTCGCAAAGGCAGTGGAACGCTGTCAGATCATGACAAGCGTTTCCGTAGCTCAGCAAACGTTTGTGCCAGTAGATCGACTTCACTTTTCGATAATCCCTCGGTCGTTCCAGCGGGCCGGTCGGTGCGTGCCCGCTTCCAGCTGCCTCTGGCGTGCAGAGGAGGTGCAAAGGGCTCGCCTTCTGCCTTGAGGCGGACATGCGTACGCGCAGGTGAGCGCCCTACTGCACCCCTCCACGCTCACTCATTCCTAAACCGCAGGTCGCAGGTTCGATTCCTGCCGGGGGCACTCAAACAATCACCTGAAACACGCCCTGACTGGACGTTTTAATAACGTTGGTGAGTTATCGGAGGGTTGAGAACCCGCGATCATGGCTACGGCTGGCCGATACGCCCGAATCAACCCTTTCGAGATGACTCTGATATGAGGAGATCTGCGGCCTTTGATCCCTCGATCGTGTTTGATTAGTTTTCCGCCCGGAATCGACGGACCTGGTGTCCCCCTCGCCCGCCGATGCCACCGTATCCCCAGGTCATGACCGAACGACGCGCATACCCATCCGACTTGTCCGACGCTCGCTGGGCCCTGATCGAGCCGCGCCTGAGCGCCTGGCGCCAGGCCCGCACCGACGCCCGAACCCAGCTCGGCATCAAGGGCCGCGTCCCCACCCACGACCTGCGCGAGATCTTCAATGCGATCCTCTACGTCAACCGCACCGGCATCGCCTGGCGCTACCTGCCCCACGACTTTCCTCCACATGCGACGGTCTACGGCTACTTCGCCTTATGGAGCAAGGAAGGGATCTTCACCGAACTCAACTACAACCTCACCGGACTCGTCCGCGACCACCACGGCCGCACCGTCGAGCCCACCGCAGCGATCATGGACACCCAAAGCATCAAGACATCCACGAACGTGCCGCTCGAAACCCAGGGCATCGACGCCGGCAAGAAGATCGCCGGCCGCAAACGCGGCATCATCACCGACACCCTCGGCTTACTGCTCGCTGTGCTCGTCACCGCCGCCAACGTCAGCGACAACGTGATCGGCAACGACCTGCTCGACCAGGCCACCGCCACCTACCCCACTCTGGCCAAGACCTGGGTCGATGCCGGTTTCAAGGTCAAAACCGTCGAACACGGCGCCACACTCGGCGTCGACGTCGAGATCGTCACCAAAGACCCACAGGTCAAAGGCTTCAGCGTCACCAAACGGCGCTGGGTCGTCGAGCGCACCCTCGGCTGGCTCATGCACCACCGCCGACTCGCCCGCGACTACGAAACCCTGCCCGGCAACTCCGAATCCATGATCACCCTCGCCATGATCGACAATCTCGCCCGCCGGCTCACGGACGAAAACACCCCAACCTGGCGAGACCCCCAAATCACATAGCACCACAAAATACGTTAATCAGACGTCCTCTGAGCGGGCCGCCAGGACAGGGCGGCGGCCACCGGTAGATCGGTCGGAGCGATCTCGAGATCGAATACCGGACACCCGACCCGCCCCCTGCCACACGCACCACGAGCCGAAGTGGCGCGGCCCGGTCGTACGGCGGAGAGGCAAGAGGCGAAGACCCACTCGGCTACGAGAAGCCCCGCCTGCTCACCTCATCGCGGCCCGTAGGAAAGCCTCGATCGTGCCGTACGTCGGGTGGTCCGCGTCGCGGACCATCCGTTCCCCGGTGTGCCGTACCGTGGCGCGCCGGTGCCGTGGCGAGACGATGTCGCGGCTGTGGCCGGCTCCCGGCACCGTGTAGAGGGTCGCCGGCACGGACGCCTCGGCCAGCGCCTCGAAGAGCAGTTCGCTCTGGTTCAGCGGCACCAGAGCGTCCTGCGTACCGTGGATGATCAGGACCGGCGGCGCGGAGCGGGTCAGCAGCCGGCGCGGATCGGCGGCGGCCACGCGGTCGGGGCAGGTCCGGATCGGGCAGCCGAGCAGGGCCGACTCCGGTGAGCGCGGGTCGGCGTGGCAGGCCGTCGAGCCGAAGGCGCGGTTGAACGCGTCGCACGCGCCGGGCAGCATGTGCGCGTCCATCCGGGTGAAGTCGACCGGGGCGTACAGGTCGACGACGGCGCGCACGCCGGTGCCGGTGAAACCGGCCATCAGGGCGGTCCAGCCGCCGGAGGAGTCGCCGAGGACGGCCATGCGGCGCGGGTCGATGCCGTAGTCCGTGGCGTGGGCGCGCAGCCAGCGGATCGCGGCCCGCACGTCGTCCACCTGGGCGGGGAACTTCGCCTGATGGCTGGAGCGGGTGGAGACCCCGGCGACCACGTGACCGGCCGCGGTGAAGTGCGGGGCCAGGGCCGGGGCGTAACCCTTGCCGTCGTCGGCGAACCAGCCGCTGCCGCCCATCACGATCAGGAGCGGACGCGGCGCGGTGGCCGGTTCGGCCGGCAGGTAGAGATCGAGCAGGTGGCCGCGGGTCCCGGCGGGCTGCGCGGGAGCGTAGGCGAGATCGCGGTGCACGCGAGCCGGGCGGGAGGTGGCGCTGTGCGCGGGGGCGTAGGGCTGGTCGCGGTGGGCGCGGGCCGGGCGGGAGGTGGCGGGGTGCGCGGGGGCGTAGGGCTGGTCGCGGTGCACCCGAGCCGGGCGGGAGGTGGCGGGCTGCGCGGGAGCGTCGGGCAGGGCGCGGGCCGGGCGGGAGGCGGCGGACCGCCCGGGCGGTCGGGGGCGGTCGTGGTGGGCGCCGGGGACGGCGGATGTGGGCGGTCCGGCGGCCACGACCACGGCCAGGGTGACGACCAGGACCGCGGCCAGGGCGGGGAGGCGGGAAAGGGGATGGCTGATCATGGCGGCTCCCCGGCGGGTGGCCACGGTATCGACCCGCGGGTCACCTGTGGTGACCCTCCCACCATCCGCGATGCGGTGATCTCGCGGAATCCCCCGGCCCGGTTACGGCTTGCGTCGTACGACGTGGCAGCGCACCCCGGCGACGGGCCGGTCGGCGCCGACCGGTGGCCCGGGGCGTCAGCCGGTGACGGCCGGGAGGATCTTGCCGGTGATCTCCCGGAGCTGATCGATCTCGCCGGCCGACAGCCGGTCGAAGATCAGCCGCCGGACCTCGGCCACGTGCCCGGGCGCGGCCGCCTCCAGCACCGCCCCGCCCTGCTCGGTGAGCGAGGCGATCTGTCCCCGCTTGTCGAACGAGCAGGCTCTGCGGATCACCCAGCCGCGCTGCTCCAGGCTGGCCACCGCGTGTGAGAGCCGGCTGGTGGTGGTGCCGACCATGCGGGCCAGGTCGGTCATCCGCATGGCACGGCCCGGAGCGTCGCTGAGCATGGCCATGATCTGGTAGTACGCGTGCGGGATGCCGGCCTCGTCGCGCAGCTGCCGGTCGAGCGCGCTGGGCAGCAACATCAGCAGCTGGGTGAGGTTGAGCCAGGCGGCCATCTCCGGGCCGCTGAGCCAGCGCGGCTCGGTGTCGGGCATGGCACTGCCATGCCCCACCGGGCCTCGCCCAACCGGACCGGCGGGCGGCTCGGTGCAGCCGGTCACGGCGAGATCGTCGATCATGTCGTCTGCATCCCCATGACGTGGGCGTTGATGCCCCGTACCGGCTCGCCCAGGTCCGGGATCTCGATCACCTCGACGCCGCAGCCGAGCAGCGTCTCCACGCCGGTGCAGTCGGCGAAGTGCAGCGGCTCGCGCAGTGCCAGCACCACCCGGCGGATGCCCGATGCCAGGATCAGCTCGGTGCACGACGTCGGGCGGGACTTGCGGGTGGTGCACGGCTCCAGCGAGGTGTACATGGTGGCGCCGGACAGGTCGAAGCCGCGCCCGGCCAGCTTGGCGAGCGCCTCCTCCTCGGCGTGGAAGTGCGGGTCGCTCTCGCCGGTGTACCCGGTGGCCATCGGGTTCCCGGCGACCCCGACCACCACCGCGCCGACGGCGTAGTGGGTGGG is a genomic window of Actinoplanes teichomyceticus ATCC 31121 containing:
- a CDS encoding IS5 family transposase; translated protein: MTERRAYPSDLSDARWALIEPRLSAWRQARTDARTQLGIKGRVPTHDLREIFNAILYVNRTGIAWRYLPHDFPPHATVYGYFALWSKEGIFTELNYNLTGLVRDHHGRTVEPTAAIMDTQSIKTSTNVPLETQGIDAGKKIAGRKRGIITDTLGLLLAVLVTAANVSDNVIGNDLLDQATATYPTLAKTWVDAGFKVKTVEHGATLGVDVEIVTKDPQVKGFSVTKRRWVVERTLGWLMHHRRLARDYETLPGNSESMITLAMIDNLARRLTDENTPTWRDPQIT
- a CDS encoding alpha/beta hydrolase, whose protein sequence is MISHPLSRLPALAAVLVVTLAVVVAAGPPTSAVPGAHHDRPRPPGRSAASRPARALPDAPAQPATSRPARVHRDQPYAPAHPATSRPARAHRDQPYAPAHSATSRPARVHRDLAYAPAQPAGTRGHLLDLYLPAEPATAPRPLLIVMGGSGWFADDGKGYAPALAPHFTAAGHVVAGVSTRSSHQAKFPAQVDDVRAAIRWLRAHATDYGIDPRRMAVLGDSSGGWTALMAGFTGTGVRAVVDLYAPVDFTRMDAHMLPGACDAFNRAFGSTACHADPRSPESALLGCPIRTCPDRVAAADPRRLLTRSAPPVLIIHGTQDALVPLNQSELLFEALAEASVPATLYTVPGAGHSRDIVSPRHRRATVRHTGERMVRDADHPTYGTIEAFLRAAMR
- a CDS encoding MarR family winged helix-turn-helix transcriptional regulator, which translates into the protein MPDTEPRWLSGPEMAAWLNLTQLLMLLPSALDRQLRDEAGIPHAYYQIMAMLSDAPGRAMRMTDLARMVGTTTSRLSHAVASLEQRGWVIRRACSFDKRGQIASLTEQGGAVLEAAAPGHVAEVRRLIFDRLSAGEIDQLREITGKILPAVTG
- a CDS encoding deaminase — translated: MTLITEADRFWTRSAIDLSRLSPPSPTHYAVGAVVVGVAGNPMATGYTGESDPHFHAEEEALAKLAGRGFDLSGATMYTSLEPCTTRKSRPTSCTELILASGIRRVVLALREPLHFADCTGVETLLGCGVEVIEIPDLGEPVRGINAHVMGMQTT